A single region of the Coraliomargarita parva genome encodes:
- a CDS encoding lysophospholipid acyltransferase family protein — protein sequence MQAKYHYRSVDYMLWPLWVVVYYVYLLLFVLLVVCFNIGSLITCLLPRGPWRVAFYQKGIHYCSRFFIRILRIVRLFRLEYVGFERIERGSGSKPLLVANHPSLFDVFLFYCQLPRITCIYKASLKQSLMRGNLEAQLGFISNADPLTMIREGKRKVQEGEQLLIFPEGTRTLEWPVNDFRLGAVAIARQSGVPLQTVLVHYINTPLAKGWSVSRIPRLPMCIRLELGECFHPADYEDSRSMNAALQAYFSREVGGSGHVV from the coding sequence ATGCAAGCTAAGTATCACTACCGGTCGGTTGACTACATGCTTTGGCCGCTTTGGGTTGTGGTTTACTACGTCTACCTGCTGCTCTTCGTCTTGCTGGTGGTCTGTTTCAACATCGGCAGCCTGATTACTTGCCTCTTGCCTCGCGGGCCTTGGCGGGTCGCCTTCTACCAGAAAGGTATTCATTACTGCTCCAGGTTCTTTATTCGCATCCTCCGTATCGTGCGGCTCTTCCGGCTGGAATATGTCGGGTTCGAGCGGATCGAGCGCGGCTCGGGCAGTAAGCCCCTGCTGGTGGCGAACCACCCCTCGCTCTTCGATGTCTTTCTTTTCTACTGCCAGCTTCCACGGATCACCTGCATCTACAAGGCGAGCTTGAAACAATCCCTCATGCGGGGAAATCTGGAAGCGCAGCTGGGCTTTATCAGCAATGCGGATCCCCTGACCATGATCCGGGAAGGGAAACGCAAGGTGCAGGAAGGTGAGCAGTTGCTGATCTTTCCTGAAGGGACCCGGACATTGGAGTGGCCGGTCAATGATTTTCGCTTGGGTGCGGTGGCGATTGCCCGACAGTCGGGCGTTCCCTTGCAGACGGTTTTGGTCCATTACATCAACACGCCGCTTGCCAAGGGGTGGTCGGTCAGTCGTATCCCCCGACTGCCGATGTGTATCCGTCTCGAGCTCGGAGAGTGCTTTCATCCTGCGGACTACGAGGACAGCCGCAGCATGAATGCGGCCTTGCAGGCGTACTTCAGCCGCGAAGTGGGAGGCTCCGGGCATGTCGTCTAG
- a CDS encoding glycosyltransferase family 2 protein, protein MSSSHDLRALVLIPSYNTGSRLQGTVDAALAVWPDVWVVVDGSDDGSDAFLDAACGLHSGLKVLRLERNGGKGAAVYHAAQIAREAGFTHMLSMDADGQHPADHIVPLLNQAAAAPDALVMGRPVFGSEVPKARLYGRKLTIFWTDLETLWCGLGDTLFGMRVYPLGPFCQAMTRTSFARGYDFDPEVAVRMVWLGTPPRQVEVPVRYFSEEEGGISHFHYLRDNLKLTGLQFRLMFAFVFGGLWRMLLHRRHWKART, encoded by the coding sequence ATGTCGTCTAGTCACGACCTCAGGGCGCTGGTCCTGATTCCTTCTTACAACACCGGTTCGCGATTGCAGGGGACGGTGGATGCCGCCTTGGCAGTCTGGCCCGACGTCTGGGTGGTGGTGGACGGCAGCGACGACGGGAGCGATGCTTTTCTCGATGCGGCTTGCGGACTGCATTCCGGATTAAAGGTCTTGCGTCTCGAGCGTAACGGCGGGAAGGGGGCCGCAGTTTACCACGCGGCGCAGATCGCCCGTGAGGCCGGCTTTACGCATATGTTGTCCATGGATGCGGACGGTCAGCATCCGGCGGATCACATTGTGCCCCTGTTGAATCAAGCGGCGGCGGCGCCGGATGCACTGGTCATGGGGCGTCCGGTATTTGGTTCCGAAGTTCCGAAGGCGCGTTTATATGGACGTAAGCTGACGATATTCTGGACCGATCTGGAAACCTTGTGGTGTGGACTCGGCGACACCTTGTTCGGGATGCGGGTGTATCCTTTGGGGCCGTTCTGCCAGGCGATGACGCGCACCTCCTTTGCCCGGGGCTACGACTTCGATCCGGAAGTGGCCGTGCGCATGGTCTGGCTCGGGACGCCGCCGCGTCAGGTTGAGGTGCCGGTGCGTTATTTCAGCGAGGAAGAAGGCGGTATTTCGCATTTTCACTATCTCCGAGACAACCTGAAGCTGACCGGCTTGCAGTTCCGATTGATGTTCGCCTTTGTATTTGGGGGGCTTTGGCGTATGTTGCTGCACCGCCGCCATTGGAAGGCGCGCACCTGA